A region from the Acomys russatus chromosome 24, mAcoRus1.1, whole genome shotgun sequence genome encodes:
- the LOC127207352 gene encoding olfactory receptor 4C16-like, translating into MWLNNNVTEFILLGLTQDPFRKKILFVAFLLFYIGTLLGNLLIIATIKTSQALGSPMYFFLFYLSLSDTCFSTTVAPRTIVDSLMNEASISFSECIIQVFTFHFFGCLEIFILILMAVDRYVAICKPLHYMTIMSHRVCGMLVAIAWVGSCVHSLVQIFLALSLPFCGPNEIDHYFCDLQPLLKLACSDTYMINLLLVSNSGAICTVSFLVLMVSYVIILRSLRNHSAEGRRKALSTCISHIIVVILFFGPCTFIYTRPATTFPMDKMIAIFYSIGTPLLNPLIYTLRNAEVKNAMKKLWGNKLVSDYRK; encoded by the coding sequence ATGTGGCTGAATAACAATGTGACCGAATTCATTCTACTTGGTTTGACACAGGATCCTTTTAGGAAGAAAATCCTATTTGttgcatttttgcttttttatatagGGACGTTGTTGGGTAACTTGCTGATCATTGCTACCATCAAGACAAGCCAGGCCCTTGGGAgtcccatgtacttcttcctgttCTATTTATCCTTGTCTGACACCTGCTTCTCTACAACTGTAGCCCCTAGAACGATTGTGGACTCCCTGATGAATGAGGCCTCTATCTCTTTCAGTGAGTGCATAATCCAAGTctttacatttcatttctttggctGTCTGGAGATCTTTATCCTTATCCTCATGGCTGTTGACCGCTATGTAGCCATCTGTAAGCCCCTGCACTACATGACCATCATGAGCCATCGGGTCTGTGGGATGCTGGTAGCCATAGCCTGGGTGGGATCCTGTGTGCATTCTTTAGTTCAGATTTTTCTGGCTTTGAGTTTACCTTTCTGTGGTCCTAATGAAATTGATCACTATTTCTGTGACTTGCAGCCACTGTTGAAACTTGCCTGTTCAGACACATATATGATCAATCTGCTTCTGGTGTCCAACAGTGGAGCCATTTGTACAGTGAGTTTCCTTGTGCTAATGGTCTCGTATGTCATCATTCTCCGTTCCCTAAGAAATCACAGTgctgaagggaggagaaaggccCTATCCACCTGCATCTCCCACATTATTGTGGTTATCCTTTTCTTTGGACCTTGCACATTTATATACACACGCCCTGCAACCACATTTCCTATGGACAAAATGATAGCTATATTTTACTCAATTGGGACACCTTTGCTCAATCCTCTGATTTACACACTGAGGAATGCAGAGGTGAAAAATGCCATGAAGAAATTATGGGGAAATAAATTGGTCTCggattatagaaaataa